The following proteins are co-located in the Myroides profundi genome:
- the guaB gene encoding IMP dehydrogenase, which translates to MKAHTTKIIGQGLTYDDVLLVPNYSEILPREVSLKSKFSRNITLNVPVVSAAMDTVTESEMAIAMAREGGIGVIHKNMTAEEQAKEVRKVKRAESGMIIDPVTLPLTATVGDAKKAMAEFGIGGIPIVDDNGLLKGIITNRDMRFEKQNDRAITEVMTKDNLVTAAEGTTLDQAEEILQEKKIEKLPVVNADNKLVGLITFRDITKLTLKPNANKDKFGRLRVAAALGVTADAVDRAKLLVQAGVDALIIDTAHGHSQGVVGVLKAVKTAFPEIDVVVGNIATPEAALFLVENGADAVKVGIGPGSICTTRVVAGVGFPQFSAIMEVAAALKGTGVPVIGDGGLRYTGDIPKALGAGADCVMLGSMLAGTKESPGETIIFEGRKFKAYRGMGSVAAMKQGSKDRYFQDVEDDVKKLVPEGIEGRVPYKGELSESMLQFIGGLRAGMGYCGAKDIPTLQEVARFVQLTASGIGESHPHNITITKSAPNYSR; encoded by the coding sequence ATGAAAGCACACACAACTAAAATCATCGGTCAAGGACTTACTTACGATGATGTATTACTAGTTCCAAACTATTCAGAAATACTTCCAAGAGAAGTTAGTTTAAAATCAAAATTTTCTAGAAACATTACTTTGAACGTTCCTGTAGTATCTGCTGCGATGGATACTGTAACGGAAAGTGAAATGGCTATTGCTATGGCTCGTGAAGGAGGAATCGGAGTGATTCACAAGAACATGACTGCTGAAGAGCAAGCAAAAGAAGTAAGAAAGGTAAAAAGAGCTGAGTCAGGTATGATCATAGACCCAGTAACTCTTCCTCTTACAGCTACTGTAGGTGATGCGAAAAAGGCAATGGCTGAATTCGGAATCGGAGGTATTCCAATTGTTGATGACAATGGGCTTCTTAAAGGGATCATTACAAATAGAGATATGCGCTTCGAGAAACAAAACGATCGTGCTATCACAGAGGTAATGACTAAAGATAATCTAGTAACTGCTGCTGAGGGTACTACTTTAGATCAAGCAGAAGAAATTCTTCAAGAGAAAAAAATCGAAAAATTACCAGTAGTTAATGCTGATAATAAACTAGTTGGTTTAATCACTTTTAGAGATATCACTAAACTTACTTTAAAACCAAATGCTAATAAGGACAAGTTCGGTAGACTACGTGTTGCAGCTGCTTTAGGAGTAACTGCTGATGCTGTAGATAGAGCTAAATTATTAGTACAAGCTGGTGTAGATGCATTAATTATAGATACTGCGCATGGTCACTCTCAAGGTGTAGTAGGGGTATTAAAAGCGGTAAAAACTGCTTTCCCTGAAATCGATGTAGTAGTAGGTAATATCGCTACTCCAGAGGCTGCTTTATTCTTAGTAGAGAATGGTGCTGATGCTGTTAAAGTAGGTATCGGACCTGGGTCTATCTGTACTACACGTGTAGTGGCAGGTGTTGGGTTCCCACAGTTCTCAGCTATTATGGAAGTAGCAGCTGCTCTAAAGGGAACAGGTGTACCAGTAATCGGTGATGGAGGTCTTCGTTATACAGGAGATATCCCTAAAGCATTAGGAGCAGGAGCAGACTGTGTAATGCTAGGATCAATGCTAGCAGGTACTAAGGAATCTCCAGGTGAAACTATTATCTTCGAAGGAAGAAAGTTCAAAGCTTACCGCGGAATGGGATCTGTAGCTGCAATGAAACAAGGTTCTAAAGATCGTTACTTCCAAGATGTAGAAGATGATGTGAAAAAACTTGTACCTGAAGGAATCGAAGGTAGAGTGCCTTATAAAGGAGAACTTAGTGAGAGTATGTTACAGTTCATAGGAGGTCTTAGAGCAGGTATGGGATACTGTGGTGCTAAAGATATCCCTACATTACAAGAAGTAGCTAGATTCGTTCAGTTAACAGCTTCTGGTATTGGAGAGAGTCACCCTCACAATATTACGATTACTAAATCTGCACCTAACTATTCTAGATAA
- a CDS encoding hydroxymethylglutaryl-CoA lyase — protein sequence MKPAVKIIECPRDAMQGIKMFIPTEKKAQYIQSLLRVGFDTIDFGSFVSPKAIPQMQDTAELLAQLDLSKTESKLLAIIANTRGAEQAAEHKEIQYLGFPFSISENFQMRNTHKTIAESIVTLDEILNIATKADKEVVAYLSMGFGNPYGDPWDVDIVGDWTEKLSKMGVKILSLSDTVGSSTPEVIDYLFSNLIPAYPNIEFGAHLHTTPDSWFEKIDAAYKAGCLRYDGAIKGYGGCPMAKDDLTGNMPTEKMLSYFTANKVDTNLSAMSFESSYNEALKIFNFFH from the coding sequence ATGAAACCAGCAGTAAAAATTATAGAATGTCCTCGTGATGCTATGCAAGGCATTAAGATGTTTATCCCAACAGAAAAAAAGGCACAATATATACAGTCTCTTTTAAGAGTGGGGTTTGATACCATAGATTTTGGTAGTTTTGTTTCTCCTAAGGCTATTCCTCAGATGCAGGATACGGCCGAGTTATTAGCTCAGTTAGACTTGAGTAAGACAGAGAGCAAGCTATTAGCTATTATCGCAAACACGAGAGGTGCAGAACAAGCTGCTGAGCATAAAGAAATCCAGTATTTAGGATTCCCTTTTTCTATATCAGAGAACTTCCAGATGCGTAATACACATAAGACCATTGCAGAATCTATCGTTACTTTAGATGAGATATTGAATATCGCTACTAAGGCGGATAAAGAGGTTGTAGCTTATTTATCTATGGGATTTGGTAATCCTTATGGAGATCCGTGGGATGTGGATATTGTAGGAGATTGGACTGAAAAGCTGTCAAAGATGGGAGTGAAGATTCTTTCATTATCGGATACGGTAGGAAGTTCTACACCAGAAGTGATAGATTACTTATTTAGTAATTTGATTCCAGCTTATCCTAATATTGAGTTTGGAGCACATCTACACACTACTCCTGATAGTTGGTTTGAGAAGATTGATGCGGCCTATAAGGCTGGATGTCTACGTTATGATGGTGCAATAAAAGGATATGGGGGATGTCCAATGGCAAAAGATGATTTGACTGGAAATATGCCAACAGAGAAGATGTTGAGCTACTTTACAGCAAATAAGGTAGATACGAACTTGAGTGCTATGTCATTTGAAAGCTCATACAATGAAGCTTTAAAAATATTTAATTTTTTTCATTAA
- a CDS encoding LysE family translocator — MSTEVLYTFFITCFLLIITPGPDILYVVSQSITRGRKYGYAVVVGQVGGLLFHLSLFAFGISALITQSELLFKGVKLFGALYLFWLSYKVFQEENVIVIDESSSGQNDKTFMGFVRKGLLMNVLNPKVMMFFLALFPGFITESAGSVQKQVFVLGTVFITEAVVIFFIICTIAAKLTDYMKDNKYVNIFLKWLQIIVFSGLAVFLLVS, encoded by the coding sequence ATGTCAACAGAAGTATTATATACTTTTTTTATAACTTGTTTTTTATTGATTATTACTCCAGGACCGGATATTCTATATGTGGTTTCGCAGAGCATTACCAGAGGACGTAAGTATGGATATGCAGTAGTGGTAGGACAAGTAGGAGGATTATTATTCCATTTATCATTATTTGCTTTTGGGATTTCTGCCTTAATTACACAATCTGAATTACTGTTTAAAGGTGTTAAGTTATTCGGAGCCTTATATCTATTCTGGTTGTCTTATAAAGTATTTCAGGAAGAGAATGTAATCGTCATCGATGAATCTAGTTCAGGACAGAACGATAAGACTTTTATGGGATTTGTAAGAAAAGGATTGCTGATGAATGTCCTAAACCCAAAGGTGATGATGTTCTTTCTAGCTTTGTTTCCTGGGTTTATTACAGAAAGTGCGGGGAGTGTGCAGAAACAAGTTTTTGTACTAGGTACAGTGTTTATTACAGAAGCAGTAGTCATTTTCTTTATCATCTGTACTATAGCAGCTAAGCTGACAGATTATATGAAAGATAATAAATATGTCAACATATTTTTAAAGTGGCTTCAAATCATCGTTTTTAGTGGATTAGCAGTTTTCCTACTAGTAAGCTAA
- a CDS encoding quinone-dependent dihydroorotate dehydrogenase, producing MYKSIIKPIFFRFDPEKVHHFTFGALKFVNSIPGVSALIRANCQVNDPRLEREVFGLKFKNPVGLAAGLDKDAKLYSELENFGFGFIEIGTLTPKGQPGNPKKRLFRLKEDNGLINRMGFNNGGIEEAIERLKKNKGTLIGGNIGKNKVTPNEQANEDYEICFEALFPYVDYFVVNVSSPNTPNLRALQDKEPLKALLHGLQVKNNQKEAPKPILLKIAPDLTDDQLLDIIEIVTETKIAGVIATNTTIDRSNLKSIHQQETGGLSGKPLTKRSTEVIRFLSEKSNKAFPIIGVGGIHSAEDAIEKLEAGASLIQLYTGFIYEGPGLIKKINKAILSKY from the coding sequence ATGTATAAAAGCATTATTAAGCCTATATTTTTTAGGTTTGACCCAGAGAAAGTGCATCATTTTACCTTCGGTGCTCTTAAATTCGTGAATAGTATTCCTGGTGTATCCGCACTTATTCGCGCCAATTGTCAAGTAAATGACCCTAGATTAGAGAGAGAAGTATTTGGATTAAAATTTAAGAATCCAGTAGGTCTTGCAGCAGGACTTGATAAAGATGCTAAGTTATACAGTGAATTAGAAAACTTTGGTTTTGGTTTTATAGAAATCGGGACTCTTACTCCAAAAGGACAACCTGGAAATCCTAAAAAGAGATTATTCCGTCTAAAAGAAGACAATGGTCTTATCAATAGGATGGGATTTAATAACGGAGGGATAGAAGAGGCTATTGAGCGTCTAAAGAAGAATAAAGGAACACTGATAGGAGGAAATATTGGGAAGAATAAAGTGACTCCTAATGAACAAGCAAATGAAGATTATGAAATCTGTTTCGAAGCGTTGTTTCCTTATGTAGATTATTTCGTAGTGAATGTGAGTTCACCTAATACACCTAATTTACGTGCATTACAGGATAAAGAACCGCTGAAAGCTCTACTTCATGGCTTACAAGTTAAAAATAATCAGAAAGAGGCTCCTAAGCCTATTTTATTGAAGATAGCACCAGACTTAACAGATGACCAGTTATTAGATATTATAGAGATTGTTACAGAAACAAAAATAGCTGGAGTAATCGCTACGAACACTACTATCGATCGCAGTAATCTGAAGTCTATTCATCAGCAAGAAACAGGAGGACTAAGTGGAAAACCTCTGACGAAGAGAAGTACTGAGGTTATTCGATTCTTATCTGAGAAGAGTAATAAAGCATTTCCTATCATCGGTGTGGGAGGTATACATTCTGCAGAAGATGCGATAGAAAAACTGGAGGCAGGAGCGAGCTTGATTCAGCTTTATACTGGCTTTATATATGAAGGACCAGGCTTGATTAAAAAGATTAATAAAGCCATATTATCTAAATACTAG
- a CDS encoding FAD-binding and (Fe-S)-binding domain-containing protein has product MLPLQYQKFKEELANHIDSDRIITNPIQLLAYGTDASFYKLVPKIVVQVHNHQEAVATLQTATRHNVAVTYRAAGTSLSGQAVTDSILMVATHQWKKYEILNNGLQAKFQPGIIGGRANIILAPYGRKIGPDPGSINAAMIGGIAANNASGMCCGTSQNSYNTIADIKIVLYDGTVLDTASEESKKEFVVKHSEIIKEIERLRDAIHTDRTLYDRIERKFKIKNTTGYSLNAFIDYHDPYEIIKHIMIGSEGTLAFISDITYNTVINYKHKACTLMIFETIEKACQAVPFLKKSPVAAVELLDRNSIKSIEDEALAPEYFKTLPETACILLVEAQAENEVEMSTKQQQIREAIASTPTYKPFEFTSEPQQYAFNWKARNGLLPTTGALRKTGTTCIIEDVAFPVEKLADACIAMKDLFAELQYHDAVLFGHALEGNLHLVFSQDFSTQEEIDRYARLMDGLVEIVVDKFDGSLKAEHGTGRNMAPFVEKEWGKQAYDIMLKVKAIFDPHNLVNPGVIINVNPHVHLENFKASPATNEIVDKCIECGFCESHCVSEGLTLSPRQRIVVGREIARLQAIGKDTEELENLVNSAHYYADETCATDGLCALACPVKIDTGKYIKDIRHSAITEKDRKNAEYFVENMERVTAMGRKALNTVGVFQNILGNKIMTSVSSGMRKMSGNKIPQWNVAMPKGNKHKITEPIVNPGQDRKVVYFPSCINRTMGKSNDYPKSDMDLTAKTVELLKRAGYTIIYPENVNNMCCGMPFSSKGMKEEGYTKSSELELALLKATEDGRYPVLFDMSPCFYTFYEAHKGGKLKMYDPIEFMLDYVMPILPVKSPRKEISVFPVCSVKKIGLEGKLLELTKLCAEKVNYIDSNCCGFAGDRGFTFPELNKHGNRHLKEQIPTDAKDAFSTSRTCEIGLTEYGGVNFKSIFYLIDEVTK; this is encoded by the coding sequence ATGTTACCATTACAATACCAAAAGTTCAAAGAAGAACTAGCTAATCACATAGATTCTGATAGAATTATCACTAATCCGATTCAACTATTAGCGTATGGTACTGATGCTAGTTTTTATAAACTAGTTCCTAAAATAGTTGTTCAAGTACACAATCATCAAGAAGCTGTAGCTACTCTACAGACTGCTACAAGGCATAATGTAGCCGTGACGTACCGAGCAGCAGGAACAAGTCTATCTGGACAAGCAGTAACTGATTCTATCTTGATGGTAGCTACCCATCAATGGAAGAAATACGAGATTTTAAACAATGGGCTTCAAGCGAAGTTTCAGCCTGGGATTATTGGAGGAAGAGCTAATATTATCCTAGCTCCTTATGGTCGCAAGATAGGCCCAGACCCAGGTTCTATCAATGCTGCAATGATAGGTGGTATTGCTGCGAATAACGCTAGTGGAATGTGCTGTGGTACCTCACAAAACTCTTATAATACAATTGCAGATATTAAGATTGTTCTTTATGATGGAACTGTCTTAGATACAGCAAGCGAAGAGAGCAAAAAAGAGTTTGTAGTAAAACACTCTGAAATCATCAAAGAAATAGAGCGTCTAAGGGATGCTATTCACACAGATCGCACATTATACGATCGAATAGAGCGCAAGTTTAAAATCAAAAATACCACAGGATATAGCCTTAATGCGTTTATAGACTATCACGATCCTTATGAAATCATTAAACATATTATGATAGGGTCTGAAGGGACATTAGCCTTTATCTCTGATATTACGTATAACACAGTCATTAATTATAAACACAAAGCGTGTACATTAATGATTTTTGAAACCATAGAAAAAGCCTGCCAAGCAGTACCTTTTTTAAAGAAAAGTCCTGTAGCCGCGGTAGAATTATTAGATAGAAATAGTATTAAATCTATCGAAGACGAGGCTCTTGCACCAGAATACTTTAAGACATTACCAGAGACAGCATGTATCTTACTGGTAGAAGCACAAGCGGAGAATGAAGTGGAAATGTCAACTAAACAACAACAAATCAGAGAGGCTATCGCTTCTACTCCTACTTATAAGCCTTTTGAGTTCACTTCAGAGCCTCAACAATACGCATTCAATTGGAAAGCAAGAAATGGTCTGTTACCTACTACAGGAGCATTGAGAAAGACAGGGACTACTTGTATCATTGAAGATGTTGCCTTTCCTGTAGAGAAATTGGCAGATGCTTGCATCGCTATGAAAGATCTGTTTGCAGAACTACAATACCATGATGCAGTACTATTTGGGCATGCCTTAGAAGGAAACTTACACTTAGTATTCTCACAAGATTTCTCTACTCAAGAAGAAATAGACAGATATGCTCGATTAATGGATGGACTGGTAGAAATAGTAGTAGATAAATTTGATGGTTCATTAAAAGCTGAACATGGAACAGGGCGAAATATGGCTCCTTTCGTAGAGAAAGAATGGGGTAAACAAGCTTATGACATTATGCTAAAAGTCAAAGCAATCTTTGACCCACATAACTTAGTGAACCCAGGTGTAATTATCAATGTTAATCCTCATGTTCATTTAGAGAACTTCAAAGCTTCTCCTGCTACCAACGAAATAGTAGATAAATGTATAGAATGTGGATTCTGTGAATCACACTGTGTATCAGAAGGGCTGACACTATCACCAAGACAACGTATCGTGGTAGGTAGAGAAATAGCAAGACTACAAGCTATAGGGAAAGATACAGAAGAGTTAGAGAACTTAGTAAATAGTGCTCATTACTATGCTGATGAAACATGTGCTACAGATGGACTATGTGCCTTAGCATGTCCTGTAAAAATAGATACTGGTAAATACATTAAAGACATTCGTCATAGCGCTATTACTGAGAAAGACAGAAAAAATGCTGAGTATTTTGTAGAAAATATGGAACGCGTTACTGCCATGGGGCGTAAGGCATTAAACACCGTTGGGGTATTCCAAAATATCTTAGGGAATAAGATTATGACTAGTGTGTCAAGTGGTATGCGTAAGATGTCTGGTAATAAAATACCACAATGGAATGTAGCCATGCCTAAAGGCAATAAGCATAAAATAACAGAACCTATCGTTAATCCTGGACAGGATAGAAAAGTAGTTTACTTCCCTTCGTGCATTAATAGAACAATGGGTAAATCTAATGACTATCCTAAATCTGATATGGATTTAACAGCTAAAACAGTAGAACTACTTAAACGTGCTGGATATACCATTATATACCCAGAAAACGTAAATAATATGTGCTGCGGAATGCCATTTAGCAGTAAAGGAATGAAAGAAGAAGGATATACTAAATCATCAGAATTAGAACTTGCTTTATTAAAAGCTACTGAGGATGGTAGATACCCTGTATTATTTGACATGAGCCCTTGCTTTTATACCTTCTATGAAGCTCATAAAGGTGGTAAGCTAAAAATGTACGATCCAATCGAATTTATGTTAGATTATGTGATGCCTATATTACCTGTTAAGAGCCCAAGAAAAGAAATCAGTGTATTCCCTGTATGCTCTGTTAAGAAAATAGGATTAGAAGGCAAGTTACTTGAATTGACTAAGCTGTGTGCTGAGAAAGTAAACTATATTGATAGCAACTGCTGTGGCTTTGCAGGAGATAGAGGGTTTACGTTCCCTGAATTAAACAAACATGGTAATAGACACTTAAAAGAACAAATACCTACTGATGCGAAGGATGCATTCTCTACCAGTCGTACGTGTGAAATAGGACTAACAGAATATGGAGGCGTAAACTTTAAATCTATCTTCTACTTAATAGATGAAGTAACTAAATAG
- a CDS encoding GNAT family N-acetyltransferase: MLNIDLTIFPILETERLILRRLDINDLNTMYTMRTDPEVMKYIPIPITQSEEEIKQYIHSIDERMAAKECVNWAITLKEEGTMIGTIGFYRMKLEHYRAETGYMSLPKFNGKGYITEALQAIVHYGFSTMKLHSIEALLDPENIGSMKVLEKCGFIKEGHLKENWFFDGQFLDTVIYSKLNK; the protein is encoded by the coding sequence ATGCTAAATATAGACTTAACCATATTTCCTATACTAGAAACAGAGAGACTTATTCTCAGACGTTTAGACATAAATGACTTAAATACGATGTACACCATGCGTACAGACCCAGAAGTGATGAAGTATATCCCTATACCCATTACACAGTCAGAAGAAGAGATAAAACAATATATCCATTCTATAGATGAAAGGATGGCAGCTAAAGAATGTGTTAATTGGGCAATCACGCTAAAAGAAGAAGGTACAATGATCGGTACCATTGGGTTTTATCGTATGAAATTGGAGCATTATAGAGCAGAGACGGGATATATGTCTTTGCCCAAATTTAATGGAAAAGGTTATATAACTGAAGCTCTTCAAGCTATTGTCCATTATGGCTTCTCTACGATGAAACTACATTCTATAGAGGCACTTTTAGATCCAGAGAATATTGGTTCTATGAAAGTACTTGAAAAATGCGGTTTTATCAAAGAAGGGCATTTAAAAGAAAACTGGTTCTTTGATGGTCAATTTTTAGATACAGTGATCTATTCTAAGCTAAACAAATAA
- a CDS encoding bifunctional ADP-dependent NAD(P)H-hydrate dehydratase/NAD(P)H-hydrate epimerase, giving the protein MKIFNAAQIQALDKETVSNQYISSFKLMERATTKVFEKLQTRYKLYQTSFVIFCGTGNNGGDGLTLARLLKEGGAMVKVFLVQTKKYSPDNAQNQDLLEDRDINVEKFNTKSKLKVKKDDVIVDALFGIGLHSPLDEEWRPIFDFLNETPCLERVSIDMPSGLLADVTTPIEAIVFKADVVYTFQLPKTALLLSDAKEYVKELEILDIGLDLDYIESTKSDAYFVEQEKVRNLVKSGTKFSSKDDFGRVILIGGSKGKIGAMTLASKAAMNTGSGIVTTYVPNCGYTILQTAIPEVMCDTCAGEDYIKVFPSVEHYDAVGVGCGLGLHKDTATALVTFLKDNKDKKLVIDADALNIISEQKCLDKVPVESILTPHEKELKRLIGEWDNDFDKIDKVKQLAKKHNVIFVLKGAHTITIAPDETIYFNSSGNWGMATAGVGDTLTGMITSLLGQGYTSKEAAIVGVYLHGLAGDIAIENIHPHSLVASDLGKNISSAYNQIAL; this is encoded by the coding sequence ATGAAAATTTTTAACGCAGCACAAATACAAGCATTAGATAAGGAGACAGTATCTAATCAATATATATCTTCATTTAAACTTATGGAGAGAGCAACGACTAAAGTCTTTGAGAAGTTGCAAACTAGATATAAGTTATACCAAACATCCTTTGTTATTTTTTGTGGAACAGGAAATAATGGTGGAGATGGACTAACACTAGCTAGATTATTAAAAGAAGGAGGAGCTATGGTGAAGGTTTTCTTGGTGCAAACTAAGAAATATAGTCCTGATAATGCTCAGAATCAAGATCTATTAGAAGATAGAGATATCAATGTAGAAAAGTTTAATACGAAGAGTAAATTAAAAGTAAAGAAAGATGATGTTATCGTAGATGCGTTATTTGGTATAGGATTACATAGTCCTTTAGATGAAGAGTGGCGTCCTATTTTTGACTTTTTAAACGAAACACCTTGTCTAGAGAGAGTTTCTATAGATATGCCTTCTGGGTTATTAGCAGATGTGACAACACCAATAGAAGCTATTGTATTTAAGGCTGATGTAGTATATACGTTTCAATTGCCAAAAACAGCTTTATTACTATCTGACGCTAAAGAATATGTCAAAGAACTAGAAATATTAGATATAGGATTAGATTTAGATTATATAGAGAGTACTAAGTCGGATGCTTATTTTGTTGAACAAGAGAAGGTGAGAAACTTAGTGAAATCAGGAACTAAGTTTAGTAGTAAGGATGACTTTGGTAGAGTAATACTAATCGGAGGAAGTAAAGGAAAGATAGGAGCGATGACTTTAGCAAGTAAGGCTGCTATGAACACAGGAAGTGGAATAGTAACGACTTATGTACCAAATTGTGGATATACTATTTTACAGACAGCGATACCTGAAGTCATGTGTGATACATGTGCTGGAGAAGACTATATAAAAGTATTTCCATCTGTAGAACATTATGATGCAGTAGGAGTAGGATGTGGTTTAGGATTACATAAAGATACAGCTACTGCTTTAGTTACTTTTTTAAAAGATAATAAGGATAAGAAATTAGTAATAGATGCTGATGCTCTTAATATTATTAGTGAGCAGAAGTGTTTAGATAAAGTACCAGTAGAGAGTATTTTAACTCCACATGAAAAAGAACTGAAAAGACTTATCGGTGAGTGGGATAATGACTTTGATAAGATTGATAAAGTAAAGCAGTTGGCTAAAAAGCACAATGTCATCTTTGTATTAAAAGGAGCTCATACAATAACAATAGCACCAGACGAAACAATCTATTTTAACTCATCAGGTAACTGGGGAATGGCTACTGCTGGAGTAGGAGATACTTTGACAGGTATGATAACCTCTTTACTTGGACAAGGTTATACTAGTAAAGAAGCTGCTATAGTAGGAGTTTATTTACACGGATTAGCGGGAGATATAGCTATTGAGAATATCCACCCTCATAGTTTAGTTGCTTCAGATTTAGGTAAAAATATTAGTTCTGCTTATAATCAAATTGCATTATAA
- a CDS encoding helix-turn-helix domain-containing protein: MKLYIKNMVCERCKMAVDNLLTEAKYTPTKIELGEIEIQEDLNSSQLKEVEAKLQKIGFELLDNQKSKTVDKVKTVLIELVQKHNANLQVPLSAYIADKMQMDYHALSLLFSQLESTTIEQYFIQLKIEKVKELLVYDELSLKEITYQLNYSSVAHLSKQFKKVTGLTPTHFKTTGAERRKVIDKI; encoded by the coding sequence ATGAAATTATATATAAAAAACATGGTCTGTGAAAGGTGTAAAATGGCAGTAGACAATCTACTAACAGAAGCAAAATACACCCCTACTAAAATAGAACTAGGAGAAATAGAAATACAAGAAGACTTAAACTCTTCTCAGCTAAAAGAAGTAGAAGCGAAATTACAAAAGATAGGTTTTGAACTCCTAGACAATCAAAAAAGTAAAACAGTAGATAAAGTAAAAACTGTCTTGATAGAATTAGTACAAAAACACAATGCTAATCTACAAGTACCACTATCTGCTTATATAGCAGATAAAATGCAAATGGATTATCACGCTCTAAGCCTGTTATTTTCTCAATTAGAATCTACTACAATAGAGCAATACTTTATCCAATTAAAAATAGAGAAAGTAAAAGAACTTCTAGTATACGATGAGTTAAGCCTAAAAGAAATAACCTATCAATTAAATTATAGCAGTGTAGCTCACTTAAGCAAACAGTTTAAAAAGGTAACAGGGCTAACTCCTACTCACTTTAAAACTACAGGAGCAGAACGCCGTAAGGTTATTGATAAAATATAA
- a CDS encoding GNAT family N-acetyltransferase codes for MEDIVLMDDRVILKPLEAYNYNDLVGFATNEPEIWKYATVGVEGAEGMKKYISQAIEDRNNGKAYPFIVFDKKTEEYVGSTRFYNIDHKNKTLLIGYTWYSKLAQGTGVNKHCKYMMFKYAFEVMGMERVEFRVDNTNERSKVAVQSIGCTLEGVLRSEIIIHSGRRRDTAIFSILKEEWFSHAKKELEAKL; via the coding sequence ATGGAAGATATCGTTTTAATGGATGATCGCGTCATTCTTAAACCACTAGAAGCATATAATTATAATGATTTAGTAGGGTTTGCAACTAACGAACCTGAAATATGGAAATATGCTACTGTAGGGGTAGAAGGAGCTGAAGGAATGAAAAAGTATATTAGCCAAGCGATTGAAGATAGAAATAATGGTAAAGCGTATCCTTTTATTGTTTTTGATAAAAAAACAGAAGAGTATGTTGGCTCTACGCGATTTTATAATATTGATCACAAGAATAAAACGTTATTAATAGGGTATACGTGGTATAGTAAACTTGCTCAAGGGACAGGAGTGAATAAGCACTGTAAGTATATGATGTTTAAATATGCTTTTGAAGTTATGGGGATGGAAAGAGTAGAGTTTAGAGTAGATAATACGAATGAGAGAAGTAAAGTAGCTGTTCAGAGTATAGGTTGTACGTTAGAAGGGGTATTGAGAAGTGAAATTATTATCCACAGCGGTAGACGTAGAGATACTGCTATATTTAGCATACTAAAAGAAGAATGGTTTAGTCATGCTAAAAAGGAGCTAGAAGCAAAATTATAA
- a CDS encoding DUF4377 domain-containing protein, whose translation MKKVVLLAIMSLGILVSCKDKNVEQGENSTVEHNDVPEVTEIDASEEVKVLYVASKLDECAGIAPKKCMMVKEEEDAPWELMYQEIEGFNYEEGYEYKIEVKRVDIANPPADAPSFRYVLVTEISKEKKA comes from the coding sequence ATGAAAAAAGTAGTTTTATTAGCCATAATGTCTTTAGGAATATTAGTTTCTTGTAAGGATAAAAATGTAGAACAAGGAGAGAATAGTACTGTAGAGCATAATGATGTGCCTGAAGTAACTGAAATAGATGCTTCTGAAGAGGTGAAGGTATTATATGTAGCTTCTAAACTGGATGAGTGTGCAGGTATTGCTCCTAAAAAATGTATGATGGTCAAAGAAGAAGAGGACGCGCCTTGGGAGCTAATGTATCAGGAGATAGAAGGATTTAATTATGAAGAGGGGTATGAGTATAAAATAGAGGTGAAGCGAGTAGATATAGCTAACCCTCCTGCTGATGCGCCATCGTTTAGATATGTTTTAGTGACTGAAATCTCAAAAGAAAAAAAAGCATAA